One genomic window of Arachis hypogaea cultivar Tifrunner chromosome 8, arahy.Tifrunner.gnm2.J5K5, whole genome shotgun sequence includes the following:
- the LOC112705416 gene encoding TMV resistance protein N isoform X1 — translation MANDDVFLSFRGGTRYRFTDHLYHALRRNGIDTFRDDENLRVGDELRPVLMNAIENCKMAIVVLCENYASSTWCLDELVKIVDCHEKQGKQVLPIIYRMKPSDVWEQKGSYETAMAKHEDRYGKDSEKVKAWRLALSKVNTLKLIKWLHCTENTYEPEFIKNIVRDTADRLPLPEPIQHVVGLDTCCEQVKSVLNIESNENICMLGIYGPGGIGKTTLARCLFDKIKRQFEASCFLGNVREKSESRGSLESLQKTVLYDMGEETITDLGSEFKGGYEIKRRLRHKRVLLVLDDVNSITQLESLAGGHDWFGSGSRIIITTRDTDVVDKHVMGDVVTKKYKMEELNDDDSLELFSWHAFNRKEPAENFKNVSRNAIRYAKGFPLALEVIGSHLGGFTSVDSWEEELHKYRIDPSIQGVLEISYNSLYELDQKTFLDIACFFKGEKWDYVKRVLKACDFYPIVRVFISKCLITVNQSGCLDMHDLVQDMGKEIVMNESPTNPGERSRLWSHKDILQVLKDDTGSSSIEGIMLHPSTLEEVNYWINTAFDKMEKLRILIVRNTVFSTAPSHLPNSLRLLEWKGYPSESFPLDFHPHRIVDLKLPHSALKLERPFQVFEDLTFINLSQCQSVTHIPDMSGAKSLRVLTLDKCNKLVGFDESIGFMPNLVYLSASQCSKLKHFVPEMYLPSLEVLSFYFCKSLQSFPEIMQEMDKPLKINLVNSAIEEFPNSIGNLTGLEHIDISKSKRLRYLPGSFLMLPKLFTLTIDGCSLLGRSFKRFKGHSSPNIRRLNFSGANLSDEDLHPILHVHQKLEGINVSNNCFSSLPKCIEGFLHLKILDVSYCNNLMIIPELPSSIQKVDARYCLSLTPGSSTMPLSKILQETKRIEVVMPKKEIPNWLDYNCSKDIPLFWARRKFPVVALAFMFGRATGNDIDETLMKALDFWPQIASSKSYTVGLNLFIEGQQIFPEKSKYFNVGEDHVLLFDLRTLFSDKEWHDLDAYIGDDWKAIHVVCESTLTLNHWGVYVYKGETNMDDIYFKHLPNHKLSSDLVLERSPQQTRQRIGQVIDNLNPTETFDNEHLSLVDLEEDSMSFTKALVRSYKMAKANEASSSSNYGASLKKESEESNWDVLRLIELMKENVPKDIADSNPGQIQAVQEFAEEFIKARAQFMMEKDCDTLNIGMMIALEEYHIFGPPTRRYWGRIDLKHADDPTFKAVMRRAFQESWRIEERAKAHNRRMIPILLLKCEIPSIWGESSQKEESIDDPVLEELLRQIEKDAMECNKSYGKLKASITYTNELRAVSDEYLLEATYMRAHENMENEVMSEWGRLELALCDMFRSRMRRSLFGWRKLMIPGASTKKTSYGTIRVAHEDQDTHDNNRMQHNKLWRIQIPRYFRRSFFLFFYFLLRFLYSAFLFFVRALSFTFCFTVLVLLVLLRSFMFIFVFLFTFIIMVFFMHFHLILLCLVLYFIFYCLRFLFLEIWSVVLGMV, via the exons ATGGCAAATGATGATGTATTTCTGAGTTTTAGAGGAGGAACACGCTACCGATTCACGGATCATCTCTATCATGCTTTGCGGCGAAATGGAATCGACACGTTCAGAGATGACGAGAATCTGAGGGTAGGGGATGAACTGAGACCTGTTCTTATGAACGCAATCGAGAATTGCAAAATGGCAATAGTGGTGCTGTGTGAGAACTACGCATCTTCGACGTGGTGCCTTGATGAGTTGGTCAAGATCGTTGACTGTCACGAAAAGCAAGGGAAGCAGGTTCTGCCAATTATTTACAGAATGAAACCTTCAGATGTGTGGGAACAGAAGGGTTCCTATGAGACAGCCATGGCTAAACATGAGGATAGATATGGAAAAGACTCTGAGAAGGTCAAAGCATGGCGATTAGCTTTGTCCAAAGTAAACACGCTAAAGCTAATAAAATGGCTGCATTGCACGGAGAACAC GTATGAACCGGAGTTTATCAAGAATATTGTTAGAGACACTGCTGACAGATTACCGTTGCCTGAACCAATCCAGCATGTAGTTGGACTCGATACTTGCTGTGAACAAGTAAAATCAGTGCTAAATATTGAGTCTAATGAAAATATTTGCATGTTGGGAATTTATGGACCTGGTGGAATAGGCAAAACCACATTGGCCAGATGTCTATTCGACAAGATCAAGCGGCAGTTTGAAGCTTCATGTTTTCTTGGTAATGTCAGAGAAAAATCTGAAAGTCGCGGAAGCTTAGAAAGTCTGCAAAAGACAGTTTTATATGACATGGGTGAGGAGACAATAACTGACCTTGGCAGTGAATTTAAGGGAGGATATGAAATCAAACGGAGGCTTCGCCACAAAAGAGTACTTCTAGTTCTTGATGATGTTAATTCAATAACACAATTGGAATCACTGGCTGGAGGGCATGATTGGTTTGGTTCGGGGAGCAGAATCATTATAACAACAAGGGATACTGATGTGGTAGACAAGCATGTGATGGGTGATGTTGTTACCAAGAAATACAAGATGGAGGAGCTAAATGATGATGATTCCTTGGAACTCTTTTCTTGGCATGCTTTCAACAGGAAGGAGCCTGCAGAGAACTTTAAAAATGTTTCAAGAAATGCAATAAGATATGCAAAGGGCTTTCCGCTGGCTTTAGAAGTAATAGGCTCCCACTTAGGGGGTTTTACAAGTGTGGATAGCTGGGAAGAGGAACTGCACAAGTATAGAATTGATCCAAGTATTCAAGGAGTACTTGAAATAAGCTACAATAGCTTGTATGAACTTGATCAGAAAACTTTCTTGGACATTGCTTGTTTCTTCAAAGGAGAGAAATGGGATTATGTTAAAAGGGTATTGAAAGCTTGTGACTTCTATCCAATTGTTCGAGTGTTCATTAGTAAATGTTTAATTACTGTAAATCAGAGTGGTTGCTTGGATATGCATGATCTAGTACAAGACATGGGCAAAGAGATTGTAATGAATGAGTCGCCAACAAACCCGGGTGAACGCAGCAGATTATGGTCTCATAAAGACATTCTTCAAGTACTCAAAGATGACACA GGAAGTAGCTCAATTGAAGGAATAATGCTTCACCCTTCTACACTTGAAGAAGTAAATTATTGGATTAATACTGCCTTTGACAAGATGGAGAAACTCAGAATTCTAATTGTTCGGAATACAGTATTTTCAACAGCACCAAGTCATCTTCCAAATAGTTTACGACTACTAGAGTGGAAAGGGTATCCATCAGAGTCATTCCCACTAGATTTTCATCCCCACAGAATTGTTGATCTCAAGCTACCTCACAGTGCTCTTAAATTGGAAAGGCCATTTCAG GTATTTGAGGATTTGACATTTATCAACCTCTCCCAATGTCAATCCGTTACACACATCCCGGATATGTCTGGAGCTAAAAGCCTGAGAGTCCTCACACTTGACAAATGCAATAAACTGGTAGGATTTGATGAATCCATTGGATTTATGCCAAACCTTGTATATTTGAGTGCTTCGCAATGCAGTAAGCTCAAACATTTTGTACCAGAAATGTATTTGCCGTCTCTTGAAGTgctttcattttacttttgtaaaagtctccaaagctttccagaaatCATGCAAGAGATGGACAAACCATTAAAGATTAACTTGGTAAATTCTGCAATCGAGGAGTTCCCAAATTCCATTGGTAATCTTACAGGGCTCGAGCATATAGACATCTCTAAATCCAAAAGACTCCGGTACCTACCAGGTAGCTTCTTGATGTTGCCCAAACTTTTCACATTGACAATAGATGGATGTTCTCTGCTTGGAAGATCATTTAAAAGGTTCAAAGGACACAGCAGTCCAAATATAAGGAGACTGAATTTCAGTGGTGCTAATCTTTCAGATGaagatcttcatccaattcttcatgttcATCAGAAGTTGGAAGGCATCAATGTATCAAATAATTGTTTTTCATCCCTCCCAAAATGCATTGAAGGATTTTTGCACTTGAAAATTCTTGACGTGAGTTATTGTAATAATCTTATGATAATTCCAGAACTTCCATCAAGCATTCAAAAAGTAGATGCAAGATATTGCCTATCCTTAACTCCAGGGTCCTCAACCATGCCATTGTCCAAG ATTTTACAAGAGACTAAAAGAATTGAAGTTGTGATGCCAAAAAAGGAGATTCCCAATTGGCTTGACTACAATTGCAGCAAAGATATTCCTCTGTTTTGGGCTCGGCGAAAGTTTCCTGTTGTTGCTTTAGCATTCATGTTTGGGAGAGCCACTGGCAATGATATTGATGAGACATTGATGAAGGCTCTAGACTTCTGGCCTCAAATTGCTTCATCCAAATCCTACACTGTTGGTCTCAACTTGTTTATAGAAGGCCAACAAATATTTCCGGAGAAGTCCAAATATTTCAATGTTGGGGAAGATCATGTGTTACTTTTCGATCTTCGAACCTTGTTCAGTGACAAAGAGTGGCATGATCTTGATGCATATATTGGAGATGATTGGAAAGCCATTCATGTTGTATGTGAATCAACCTTAACTCTGAATCATTGGGGAGTTTATGTTTACAAGGGAGAGACAAACATGGATGATATTTATTTCAAGCATCTTCCCAACCACAAATTGTCAAGCGACTTAGTTCTAGAAAGAAGTCCACAACAAACTCGGCAAAGAATTGGACAAGTGATAGATAATTTGAATCCAACAGAAACATTTGACAATGAGCATTTATCTCTTGTTGATCTAGAAGAAGATAGTATGAGTTTTACAAAGGCATTGGTGAGGTCGTACAAGATGGCTAAGGCTAACGAAGCTTCTTCGTCATCTAACTATGGGGCAAGTTTGAAGAAAGAATCAGAAGAATCTAATTGGGACGTGTTGCGGTTAATAGAGTTGATGAAGGAGAATGTGCCAAAAGATATTGCTGATTCAAACCCTGGTCAAATACAAGCTGTACAAGAATTCGCAGAAGAGTTTATTAAGGCACGTGCACAATTTATGATGGAGAAAGACTGCGACACGTTGAATATTGGTATGATGATTGCTTTAGAGGAATACCATATTTTTGGACCTCCAACTCGTCGTTATTGGGGAAGAATAGATTTAAAACATGCAGATGATCCAACATTCAAAGCAGTGATGAGGAGGGCATTCCAAGAATCATGGAGAATTGAAGAACGCGCCAAAGCACACAATAGAAGGATGATTCCCATTCTTCTATTGAAATGCGAGATTCCATCCATATGGGGGGAATCGTCGCAGAAGGAAGAATCCATTGATGATCCTGTATTGGAAGAATTATTGAGGCAGATAGAGAAAGATGCCATGGAATGTAACAAGTCATATGGTAAATTGAAGGCATCTATTACTTATACTAATGAACTACGAGCAGTTTCTGATGAATATTTGCTGGAAGCAACGTACATGAGAGCACATGAAAATATGGAAAATGAAGTCATGTCAGAATGGGGAAGGTTAGAATTGGCATTATGTGACATGTTCAGATCAAGAATGCGAAGATCATTGTTTGGTTGGAGAAAGCTCATGATTCCTGGAGCTAGTACTAAGAAGACCTCTTATGGGACAATTAGAGTGGCACACGAAGATCAAGACACTCATGATAATAATCGAATGCAGCATAATAAGCTGTGGCGTATCCAGATTCCAAGGTACTTTAGAaggtccttttttttatttttttattttcttttacggTTTCTTTAttctgcttttttgttttttgtacGGGCTTTgtcttttactttttgttttactgTTTTGGTTCTTTTGGTTCTTTTACggtcttttatgtttatttttgtttttttatttacttttattatcATGGttttttttatgcattttcatttaattttgctctgtcttgttttatattttattttctattgtctAAGGTTCCTTTTTTTGGAAATTTGGTCTGTGGTACTTGGGATGGTCTAA
- the LOC112705416 gene encoding putative disease resistance protein At4g11170 isoform X2 yields MANDDVFLSFRGGTRYRFTDHLYHALRRNGIDTFRDDENLRVGDELRPVLMNAIENCKMAIVVLCENYASSTWCLDELVKIVDCHEKQGKQVLPIIYRMKPSDVWEQKGSYETAMAKHEDRYGKDSEKVKAWRLALSKVNTLKLIKWLHCTENTYEPEFIKNIVRDTADRLPLPEPIQHVVGLDTCCEQVKSVLNIESNENICMLGIYGPGGIGKTTLARCLFDKIKRQFEASCFLGNVREKSESRGSLESLQKTVLYDMGEETITDLGSEFKGGYEIKRRLRHKRVLLVLDDVNSITQLESLAGGHDWFGSGSRIIITTRDTDVVDKHVMGDVVTKKYKMEELNDDDSLELFSWHAFNRKEPAENFKNVSRNAIRYAKGFPLALEVIGSHLGGFTSVDSWEEELHKYRIDPSIQGVLEISYNSLYELDQKTFLDIACFFKGEKWDYVKRVLKACDFYPIVRVFISKCLITVNQSGCLDMHDLVQDMGKEIVMNESPTNPGERSRLWSHKDILQVLKDDTGSSSIEGIMLHPSTLEEVNYWINTAFDKMEKLRILIVRNTVFSTAPSHLPNSLRLLEWKGYPSESFPLDFHPHRIVDLKLPHSALKLERPFQVFEDLTFINLSQCQSVTHIPDMSGAKSLRVLTLDKCNKLVGFDESIGFMPNLVYLSASQCSKLKHFVPEMYLPSLEVLSFYFCKSLQSFPEIMQEMDKPLKINLVNSAIEEFPNSIGNLTGLEHIDISKSKRLRYLPDEDLHPILHVHQKLEGINVSNNCFSSLPKCIEGFLHLKILDVSYCNNLMIIPELPSSIQKVDARYCLSLTPGSSTMPLSKILQETKRIEVVMPKKEIPNWLDYNCSKDIPLFWARRKFPVVALAFMFGRATGNDIDETLMKALDFWPQIASSKSYTVGLNLFIEGQQIFPEKSKYFNVGEDHVLLFDLRTLFSDKEWHDLDAYIGDDWKAIHVVCESTLTLNHWGVYVYKGETNMDDIYFKHLPNHKLSSDLVLERSPQQTRQRIGQVIDNLNPTETFDNEHLSLVDLEEDSMSFTKALVRSYKMAKANEASSSSNYGASLKKESEESNWDVLRLIELMKENVPKDIADSNPGQIQAVQEFAEEFIKARAQFMMEKDCDTLNIGMMIALEEYHIFGPPTRRYWGRIDLKHADDPTFKAVMRRAFQESWRIEERAKAHNRRMIPILLLKCEIPSIWGESSQKEESIDDPVLEELLRQIEKDAMECNKSYGKLKASITYTNELRAVSDEYLLEATYMRAHENMENEVMSEWGRLELALCDMFRSRMRRSLFGWRKLMIPGASTKKTSYGTIRVAHEDQDTHDNNRMQHNKLWRIQIPRYFRRSFFLFFYFLLRFLYSAFLFFVRALSFTFCFTVLVLLVLLRSFMFIFVFLFTFIIMVFFMHFHLILLCLVLYFIFYCLRFLFLEIWSVVLGMV; encoded by the exons ATGGCAAATGATGATGTATTTCTGAGTTTTAGAGGAGGAACACGCTACCGATTCACGGATCATCTCTATCATGCTTTGCGGCGAAATGGAATCGACACGTTCAGAGATGACGAGAATCTGAGGGTAGGGGATGAACTGAGACCTGTTCTTATGAACGCAATCGAGAATTGCAAAATGGCAATAGTGGTGCTGTGTGAGAACTACGCATCTTCGACGTGGTGCCTTGATGAGTTGGTCAAGATCGTTGACTGTCACGAAAAGCAAGGGAAGCAGGTTCTGCCAATTATTTACAGAATGAAACCTTCAGATGTGTGGGAACAGAAGGGTTCCTATGAGACAGCCATGGCTAAACATGAGGATAGATATGGAAAAGACTCTGAGAAGGTCAAAGCATGGCGATTAGCTTTGTCCAAAGTAAACACGCTAAAGCTAATAAAATGGCTGCATTGCACGGAGAACAC GTATGAACCGGAGTTTATCAAGAATATTGTTAGAGACACTGCTGACAGATTACCGTTGCCTGAACCAATCCAGCATGTAGTTGGACTCGATACTTGCTGTGAACAAGTAAAATCAGTGCTAAATATTGAGTCTAATGAAAATATTTGCATGTTGGGAATTTATGGACCTGGTGGAATAGGCAAAACCACATTGGCCAGATGTCTATTCGACAAGATCAAGCGGCAGTTTGAAGCTTCATGTTTTCTTGGTAATGTCAGAGAAAAATCTGAAAGTCGCGGAAGCTTAGAAAGTCTGCAAAAGACAGTTTTATATGACATGGGTGAGGAGACAATAACTGACCTTGGCAGTGAATTTAAGGGAGGATATGAAATCAAACGGAGGCTTCGCCACAAAAGAGTACTTCTAGTTCTTGATGATGTTAATTCAATAACACAATTGGAATCACTGGCTGGAGGGCATGATTGGTTTGGTTCGGGGAGCAGAATCATTATAACAACAAGGGATACTGATGTGGTAGACAAGCATGTGATGGGTGATGTTGTTACCAAGAAATACAAGATGGAGGAGCTAAATGATGATGATTCCTTGGAACTCTTTTCTTGGCATGCTTTCAACAGGAAGGAGCCTGCAGAGAACTTTAAAAATGTTTCAAGAAATGCAATAAGATATGCAAAGGGCTTTCCGCTGGCTTTAGAAGTAATAGGCTCCCACTTAGGGGGTTTTACAAGTGTGGATAGCTGGGAAGAGGAACTGCACAAGTATAGAATTGATCCAAGTATTCAAGGAGTACTTGAAATAAGCTACAATAGCTTGTATGAACTTGATCAGAAAACTTTCTTGGACATTGCTTGTTTCTTCAAAGGAGAGAAATGGGATTATGTTAAAAGGGTATTGAAAGCTTGTGACTTCTATCCAATTGTTCGAGTGTTCATTAGTAAATGTTTAATTACTGTAAATCAGAGTGGTTGCTTGGATATGCATGATCTAGTACAAGACATGGGCAAAGAGATTGTAATGAATGAGTCGCCAACAAACCCGGGTGAACGCAGCAGATTATGGTCTCATAAAGACATTCTTCAAGTACTCAAAGATGACACA GGAAGTAGCTCAATTGAAGGAATAATGCTTCACCCTTCTACACTTGAAGAAGTAAATTATTGGATTAATACTGCCTTTGACAAGATGGAGAAACTCAGAATTCTAATTGTTCGGAATACAGTATTTTCAACAGCACCAAGTCATCTTCCAAATAGTTTACGACTACTAGAGTGGAAAGGGTATCCATCAGAGTCATTCCCACTAGATTTTCATCCCCACAGAATTGTTGATCTCAAGCTACCTCACAGTGCTCTTAAATTGGAAAGGCCATTTCAG GTATTTGAGGATTTGACATTTATCAACCTCTCCCAATGTCAATCCGTTACACACATCCCGGATATGTCTGGAGCTAAAAGCCTGAGAGTCCTCACACTTGACAAATGCAATAAACTGGTAGGATTTGATGAATCCATTGGATTTATGCCAAACCTTGTATATTTGAGTGCTTCGCAATGCAGTAAGCTCAAACATTTTGTACCAGAAATGTATTTGCCGTCTCTTGAAGTgctttcattttacttttgtaaaagtctccaaagctttccagaaatCATGCAAGAGATGGACAAACCATTAAAGATTAACTTGGTAAATTCTGCAATCGAGGAGTTCCCAAATTCCATTGGTAATCTTACAGGGCTCGAGCATATAGACATCTCTAAATCCAAAAGACTCCGGTACCTACCAG ATGaagatcttcatccaattcttcatgttcATCAGAAGTTGGAAGGCATCAATGTATCAAATAATTGTTTTTCATCCCTCCCAAAATGCATTGAAGGATTTTTGCACTTGAAAATTCTTGACGTGAGTTATTGTAATAATCTTATGATAATTCCAGAACTTCCATCAAGCATTCAAAAAGTAGATGCAAGATATTGCCTATCCTTAACTCCAGGGTCCTCAACCATGCCATTGTCCAAG ATTTTACAAGAGACTAAAAGAATTGAAGTTGTGATGCCAAAAAAGGAGATTCCCAATTGGCTTGACTACAATTGCAGCAAAGATATTCCTCTGTTTTGGGCTCGGCGAAAGTTTCCTGTTGTTGCTTTAGCATTCATGTTTGGGAGAGCCACTGGCAATGATATTGATGAGACATTGATGAAGGCTCTAGACTTCTGGCCTCAAATTGCTTCATCCAAATCCTACACTGTTGGTCTCAACTTGTTTATAGAAGGCCAACAAATATTTCCGGAGAAGTCCAAATATTTCAATGTTGGGGAAGATCATGTGTTACTTTTCGATCTTCGAACCTTGTTCAGTGACAAAGAGTGGCATGATCTTGATGCATATATTGGAGATGATTGGAAAGCCATTCATGTTGTATGTGAATCAACCTTAACTCTGAATCATTGGGGAGTTTATGTTTACAAGGGAGAGACAAACATGGATGATATTTATTTCAAGCATCTTCCCAACCACAAATTGTCAAGCGACTTAGTTCTAGAAAGAAGTCCACAACAAACTCGGCAAAGAATTGGACAAGTGATAGATAATTTGAATCCAACAGAAACATTTGACAATGAGCATTTATCTCTTGTTGATCTAGAAGAAGATAGTATGAGTTTTACAAAGGCATTGGTGAGGTCGTACAAGATGGCTAAGGCTAACGAAGCTTCTTCGTCATCTAACTATGGGGCAAGTTTGAAGAAAGAATCAGAAGAATCTAATTGGGACGTGTTGCGGTTAATAGAGTTGATGAAGGAGAATGTGCCAAAAGATATTGCTGATTCAAACCCTGGTCAAATACAAGCTGTACAAGAATTCGCAGAAGAGTTTATTAAGGCACGTGCACAATTTATGATGGAGAAAGACTGCGACACGTTGAATATTGGTATGATGATTGCTTTAGAGGAATACCATATTTTTGGACCTCCAACTCGTCGTTATTGGGGAAGAATAGATTTAAAACATGCAGATGATCCAACATTCAAAGCAGTGATGAGGAGGGCATTCCAAGAATCATGGAGAATTGAAGAACGCGCCAAAGCACACAATAGAAGGATGATTCCCATTCTTCTATTGAAATGCGAGATTCCATCCATATGGGGGGAATCGTCGCAGAAGGAAGAATCCATTGATGATCCTGTATTGGAAGAATTATTGAGGCAGATAGAGAAAGATGCCATGGAATGTAACAAGTCATATGGTAAATTGAAGGCATCTATTACTTATACTAATGAACTACGAGCAGTTTCTGATGAATATTTGCTGGAAGCAACGTACATGAGAGCACATGAAAATATGGAAAATGAAGTCATGTCAGAATGGGGAAGGTTAGAATTGGCATTATGTGACATGTTCAGATCAAGAATGCGAAGATCATTGTTTGGTTGGAGAAAGCTCATGATTCCTGGAGCTAGTACTAAGAAGACCTCTTATGGGACAATTAGAGTGGCACACGAAGATCAAGACACTCATGATAATAATCGAATGCAGCATAATAAGCTGTGGCGTATCCAGATTCCAAGGTACTTTAGAaggtccttttttttatttttttattttcttttacggTTTCTTTAttctgcttttttgttttttgtacGGGCTTTgtcttttactttttgttttactgTTTTGGTTCTTTTGGTTCTTTTACggtcttttatgtttatttttgtttttttatttacttttattatcATGGttttttttatgcattttcatttaattttgctctgtcttgttttatattttattttctattgtctAAGGTTCCTTTTTTTGGAAATTTGGTCTGTGGTACTTGGGATGGTCTAA